The DNA segment AACGTCAAGGTGCTGGGCGGGGTGTTCAACAAGCCGCTGATGCTGGGCGTGCCGAAGATCGTCGAGGCCGCCCTCAAGGCCACCGAAGGCATGGACCCGGACGAGCGCTATGCCGCGCTGGCCCAGACCGCGGCCGGCGTGATGAACAGCATGCCGCCGCGCGAAAACCCGCGCCTGAACAAGTCGGTCGACTCCGTGCATGCCTCGGGCCCGCTTGGGCGCGCGCACTGCGTGATCTTCGGCAACTGCAACTACAAGCAGACCGGCATGCTGCAAGCCTATGCCGCCCACGCGCTGCTGCAGCAGGCGCCGAAGCGGGTCGGCTTTGCCTCGGGTTGCCAGGCCTTCGGCCACCATGAGCTGTTGGGCCAGTTGCGCAGCTTTGGCCTGGTGGCAAAGCCCGAACTGATCGTTCACCACTGAGGCGGGCCGGCACCCATGACCAAGGCTGTCTTGCCTCTGCGGAACCTGGCCGATATCGAGGCGCTGGAGCGGCTACCGATCGAGCGCCGGCTGGCGCAGCCGGTGTCGAGCTATGCCGCGCTGCGCCGCGCGGCCGCCGCCACGCCGCGCGCACCCGCCCTCACCTTCGTGGCCTCGGGCGACCCCGCCGACGGCGAAGTGCGTTACGACTACGCCGCGCTTGCCGCGCGCGTCACCCAGGCCGCCAATGCCTTCGCCAGCCTCGGCGTGGGCCGGCGCGACGTGGTCTCGTACCTGCTGCCCAACCTGCCCGAGACGCACTTCACGCTGTGGGGCGCCGAGGCCGTGGGCATCGTCAACCCCGTCAACCCGTTTCTCGAAGTCGACCACATGGCCGGCATCCTCAATGCGGCCGGCACCGTGGTGCTGGTGGCGCAGGGACGCCAGGACCAGGCCGGCATCTGGGAGAAGGTGGAGGCGCTGCGCAGCCAGGTGCCAAGCCTGCGCGCCGTGGTGCGCGTGGGCGGACTGGGCGCCTGCCCGCCCTGGGCGGTGGACTTCGATGCCCTGCTGGCCGCGCAACCCGCCGATGCGCTGAGCGCCGCGCCGCCGCAGGGCGATCACGTTGCTTCCTATTTCCACACGGGCGGCACCACCGGTACGCCCAAGCTGGCGCGGCGCACCCATTTCAACGAGGCAGCCAACGCCTGGGGCGTGGCCACCGCGGTGGCGATGAGCCCGGCGGATACCCTGCTCTGCGGCCTGCCACTGTTCCACTCCAACGCGATGATGGTCACGGGCCTGGCGCCGTTCAGCGTCGGTGCCCATGTGGTGCTGCTGTCGAGCGCGGGCTACCGCGACCCGCGCACCTTCGCGGCCTTCTGGCGCTCGGTGCAGCGCTACCGCGCGACGCTGTTCAGCGCGGTGCCGACCGTGCTCTCGGCGCTGCTCAATGTGCCGCGCGAGGGTGCCGACCTGAGCTCGCTGCGCTTTGCCATCTGCGGCGCGGCGCCGCTCTCGCCCGAGCTGTTCCAGCGTTTCGAGACCGCAACCGGCCTCAAGCTGCTCGAAGGCTACGGCATGACGGAAGCCACTTGCGTCAGCTCGCTGAACCCTCGCGACGGCGAGCGCGCGGTCGGCTCCATCGGACTGCGCATGCCCTACCAGCAGATGAAAGTCGCGCACCTGGGCGCCGATGGCGAGGTGCGCCGCGAGGCCGCGGTCGACGAGATCGGGACCATCCTGCTGCGCGGGCCTTATGTGTTCTCCGGCTACGTCAAGGACAGCGACAACCACGGCGTCTGCCTGGCCGATGGCTGGCTCAACACCGGCGACCTCGGGCGCCAGGACGCACAGGGCTACTTCTGGCTCACGGGCCGGGCCAAGGACCTGATCATCCGTGGCGGCCACAACATCGACCCGGGCATGATCGAGGAAGGCCTGATGCGGCATCCGGCGGTGGAGCTTGCCGCCGCGGTCGGCAAGCCGGACGGCTATGCGGGCGAGCTGCCGATGGCCTATGTGACGTTGCGCAAGGGACAGGCCTGCGAGGCCGCCGAACTGCTGGCCCATGCCCGCGCCACCATCGCCGAACGCGCCGCGGTGCCGGTCGACGTGGTGATCCTTGAGACCATGCCGCTGACGGCGGTGAACAAGATCTTCAAGCCGAAGCTGCGCGAACTGGCGATCGCCAAGGCGCTGGCTGATACGCTGCAAAAGGTCTGCGGCGCCATCGAGGTGCGAGTGGATGTGCAGCCGCACGCAAAGCACGGGATCGAATCGCATGTGGTCGCGCATCGCCCTGCGGGCGCGCATGGCATGGCCTTGATGCAGCGGGCCGAGGCCGAGCTTGGACGCCTGCCACTGCACTGGCGCATCGAATGGCAGGAGGTGCCGGCGTGAGCGCGGGTTGATGCCCGGGCTGACGTTCGATACGCCCGGGTTGACGCCCGATATGGCAAACTGGCCCGCCAAAGATCGACCGGGGACAACCAGCATGGCGCAGCAACGGGCACGTGGAAGGCGGTCGGCCGAAACATCGGCCGCGGTACTGGTCGAGGCCAAGCTGGCTCCGCCGCAACTCTCGGCGCGTCTGCTGGCGCGCCCGCAGCTCTCGAGCCTGCTGCATGCGGGCTTGGCGCAGCGCCTGCTGAGCGTGACGGCGCCGGCCGGCTACGGCAAGACCACGGCACTGGCCCAGTTCGCCGCGCAGCTGGAGCCGCTTGGCATCACCACGGCCTGGCTCAGCCTCGACGCCGAGGATAACGACCCGCTGCGTTTCATGCGCTACCTCGCTGCGGCGCTGCACCATGCCGACGCGCGCCTGGGCCGCAACACGCTCGCGCAGGCCGATGGCGGCAACATGGCGTCGCTCGACGCGCTGGTGACTTCGCTGCTGCACGATCTGCTCGGCCACGACCGGCGGCTGATACTGGTGCTGGACGACTTCCACCTGGTGCAGCACGAAGGCCTGCACCGCAAGCTGGAATGGCTGATCGCCCACCTCCCGCCGAACATCGGCCTGGTGCTGGCCAGCCGCACCCGGCTGCCGCTTTCGGTGAGCCAGTTGCGCTTGCGCGGCGAGCTGCTGGAGCTCGATGCCGTGCATTTCGGCCTCGGCCTGGACGAGGCCGCTGATTTCGTTGGCCGCGTCAGCGGCACGCCGCTCGACCGCGCGCAAGTCCAGACGCTGCATGATCTCACCGAAGGCTGGATCGCCGGGCTGCAGCTGGCCTCCCTCGCGCTGCGCGGGTCCGACGACCGAAGGGCCTTCCTCGCGGATTTCTCGGGCACCGACCGCGACATCACCGACTACCTCGGCGAACAGGTGCTCGACAGCCTGCGGCCCGACCTGCGCGCGTTCCTCCTGCGCACGTCGGTGCTGGACCGGTTTTGCGCCGAGCTTTGCGACGAGGTGCTGGACCGCGACGACAGCCGCGCGATGCTGGCCGAAGTCCAGAGCCGCAACCTGTTCCTCTCGGGCCTGGACCGCTCGCGCACCTGGTTCCGCTACCACCACCTGTTCGCCGACTACCTGCGCGGCCGGGCGCGCGAGCTGCCTGGCGACGCCATGCTCGCGGTACACCTGCGCGCCAGCGACTGGTTCCATCGCCACAAGCTGCCGCATGAGGCCGTGCGCCATGCGTTCGAGGCCCACGACCTGGAACGCGCGGCCGACCTCGTGGCCTCGTTCTCGGGCGAGCTGGTGCAACACCGCGGCGAACACGCCACCTTGCTGGGTTGGCTGACCCGTCTGCCGCAGGCGCTGGTGCATGCGCGGCCGAAGATCCGCACCGGGCATGCCTGGTCGCTGGTGCTCACGCGGCGCTACCCCGAGGCCGAACAGGAGCTGCGCGCCCTCGAAGCCGCCTGCGCGGACAGCGGTGCGGTGGACGCTGCGGTGGACGATGAGGGCGCGCTGCGCAGCGTGATCGAGATGATCCGCTGCGTCTACTGGGCCCATACCGGCGAGCCGCTGCTTGCCAAGTCGCGCAGCGAAGCCTGGCTGCGGAGCTGGCCGCACGCCGACGCCTTCCTGACCGGCGTGGTCGCCAACGTGCTGGCAAGCGGCTGCTGCGAGTCCGATGCCTTCGAGCAGGGTATCCAGGCCCTTGCCGTGGCCAGGCGCGCATTTGAGGAATGCCGCGCCGACTACGGCCTGGCCTGGGCCTCGGCGCTGGCGATGATGATCGCCATGCGCCGTGGTGATCAGCACGAGGCGATGGCACGGGCGAAGGCCGGCATTGCCATCGTTGCGCGCAGCCTCGGTGTCGCGTCGTACGCGGGTTCGATGCTCACGTTGCTGGCCGCCGAAGTCTGCTATGAACAGAACGACCTGGCGCAGGCGCAGCGCTTCATCGACCAAGGCCTGCCCTTCATCGACGAGCACGGGCTGGTCGAGATGACCACGGCTGGCTACCTCACGCGCGCGCGGCTGCTGCGCCTGCGCGGCGAGCACACGGCGGCCGATGCCTGCTTGCTTGAAGGCGAGTCGCTGGGGCACCGGCTCAGGCTGCCGCGGCTGTCGCTGATCCTGGCGGCTGAGCGCTGCACGCTGCGGCTGCAGGCTGGGGCGCCGGACGATGCGCTCAAGCTCGCCCAATCGTATGGCTTCGTCGCGCGTGGTGCGCAGACCGCGCCGCTGCTGGCGGCCGCCGACGAGGACATCGTCTGCCTGATGCGGCTGCGCCTGCGTTTCGCGCAAGGCGCCGGGCCGGGTCCCTTCGGCGCGCTCAACGATGCCATCCGCCGCGCGCAGCGCGACGGCCATCAGGGCCAGCTGGCGCGCCTGCTGGCCCTCAAGGCGGTGCAGCAGCACCGCGCGGGTGACCGGGCGCAGTCAATGCGTACGCTGGACGAGGCGTTGCAGCTTGCCGCGCAGTACGGCTTGCTGCGCAGCTTGCTGGATGCCGATGCCCTGCTGCTCGCCATGGTGGAGACCATGGCCGCGGGCCGCGATGCACTGCAGGGCGCCGCCGATATGCGCGTGCCGCTTGGCTACCTGCAGCAGTTGCTCCAGGCGGCCGGCCGCAGCGTGACGGGCGTGCGCAGCGCGCCGCCCACGCCGGCCGGGACCATGGAGCTGACGGAGCGCGAACTGAAGATCCTGCGCTTGCTCAAGGCTGGCCTGGGCAACCGCGAGCTGGCGCAAAGCCTGTTCGTGTCGGAAGCGACGGTCAAATGGCACCTTCACAACATCTTTGCGAAGCTCGGCGTGCGCAACCGCACGAGCGCGCTGGCGCGCGCGCAGGAAAACTCACTGCTCTGATCCGTGCTGCGCGCGGTCCGGCATCAGCCCGCATGACTGCCCTGAACAGGGTGCGCCGTCTCATTACGCATCCATTGGCTGAACGCCAGGATGCGCGGATCCTGGCTGCTGCGCGCCGGATAGACGAGATGATAGGCATACGCCGGCGCGATGCTCACGCCAATCTCGAATAGCCGCACCAGACGGCCCTGGGCCAGGTCATTGGCGATCATGGGCAGTTCCACGAGGCCAATGGCGGCGCCGTCGATCACGGCCTGCACGACATGGCTCGAATCGGCAAAGGCAACGCACCGGCTGTCGTCGAAATCGTCGACGCCGGCAGCGGCCATCCACATGCGCCAGTCGGGCCAGGCCATGCCGTCGACCGGGCAGTCGACATAGCACAGCGTGTGGCCAAGCAGGTCGCGCGGCGTTTGCAACCGGGCACCGGCTTCGCGCAGTTTCGGGCTGCAGATCGGGACCACAACTGTGTCGAACAGCCGGTCCGAGCACGTGTCTTCGTAGTGCCCGGCGCCAAAGCGGATTGCGATATCCACGTCGTCCGCGTCGAAGTCCCGTACCTGATCGGAGATATCGAAGGTGAGTTCGAGCGTGGGGTTGGCGGCCCTGAACCGCGCAAGCCGGGGCAGCAGCCAGTTGGTGGCGAACATCGCGCCTAGCGAGATGCGCAGATGCGCCGGGCCCCGCGCCATTCTCCGGGCCCGGCTGGTGGCCCGCTGCAAGGTGTCAAGCGCGTCGGCAGCCGCCTCGAACAGGACGGCGCCGGCAGGCGTCAGCTGGATGCTGCGGCTGGTGCGCGCGAACAGCGTGATGCCCAGCTGGTCCTCGATCTCCTTGATCTGGTAGCTGACGGCCGCCGGCGTCAAGCCCACCTCCTGCGCCGCGCGCGTGAAGTTCAAGTGCCGCCCGGCCGCCTCGAAGGTCCTCAGGGCTCGTGTGCCCGGCAGCATTCGCTTCATCGATCTTCAAGCCCTTTTTAATGATCCGGCAAGAAATACTCGTTTCTCAAAGCTTGGTCAATAGCAGATAGTTGCGTCCAACCCTGCGCATGCAGGCGGGACGCGACGTTCGCCAAGCCCATTGCAAGCCACTACCGGAGTCACAGCAGCCCATGTCAGCTAGCCAATCTTCTTTTATCGTTCAACGCAACGGCTTGCCGGCAACGCTCGGCGAGTTGGCCCCCCTCGCCTTTGCCGGCTACGCGCATTTCACCGCGATGCAGGTGCGCGGCGGCCGGGTCCGTGGGCTCGATCTGCATCTCGAGCGGCTCAGCGCTGCCTCGATGGCGTTGTTCGGCCGCGCCTTGCCCGACCATCAGGTGCGTGCCTATCTGCGCGCGGCGCTGGCGTGCGCGCCGGCGGACGTCTCGCTGGTGGCCAACGTGTACTCGCCGGCGGGTGAGTTCACCGTGGCCGGCGCGGATGTCGAGCTTGACGTGCTGGTGCGTACCGGGCCGCCCGCGTCCGGCCCACGGGGCCCGTTGGCGTTGGCCGCCGTCCCCCACGAGCGGGTGCTCCCCGCCCTGAAGCACGTTGGCGAAGTGGCCAAGACGTATTTCCTGCGCCAGTCCGTGAGCAAAGGCTTTGACGATGCCGCCTTCGTTGACGCGCAGGGGCGGCTCAGCGAGGGGACCATCTGGAACCTGGTCTTTTGGGACGGAGAAGCGGAAACGGTCGTGTGGCCCGAGGCCGAGATGCTGGCAGGCACGACCATGGGTATCGTCCGCCGGCAACTGGATTGCCTCGGTGTGCGTCAGCGCGTCCAGCCCGTGACGCTGGCCGATCTGCCTGGCCTGGCCGGTGCGGCGGTGATGAACTCCTGGACGCCGGGGGTGGCGGTGAGCCGGATCGGTTCCGCGCCCATGCCTGAGTCGCCGAGCTTCCTGGCACTGCTTCACCGGGCTTATCAGATGGAGGAACCTGTCTTGCCGTGAGCCCGTGCCAACGATTGCCCATTGCCGCGGATTGCGGTTGAATGGCTCCAGATTGCGTGGCGCCATTGTGGCCAGAAACCACCGGGGCAACATATGCGGGACGGCTCAACGATGAAACCTGACGGCCAGGGCAAATCTCCGGGGCAAGCTGATCGTCGCTCCGTGCTGGTCTGGGACTTGCCGACGCGGCTGTTCCACTGGCTGGCGGTGGTGCTGGTGGCGGGAGCCTATGCGACCTGGCGGCTGAACTGGATGGACTGGCATGTCCGGATTGGCGAAGCACTGCTCGCACTGGTGCTTTTCCGCTTGCTCTGGGGCTGCTTTGGCAGCGAAACCGCACGCTTTCGCAGCTTTGTGGCCTCGCCCGCCGCTGCGTTTCGCCATCTGCGGCATGGCCTGCGCCGCGAGGCCGACGTGCAAGTCGGCCACAACCCGGCGGGCGGGTGGATGGTGCTGCTGCTGCTCGCGTTGATGCTGGGCGAGACGCTCAGCGGGCTCTATATCAACAACGACATCGCGGACAAAGGGCCGCTCACCGAATGGGTGCCCGCGTCGGTCGCCAATGCGATCACGGCGCTGCACACCATCCTGTGGGACGCGCTGCTGGCGGCGGTGGCGTTGCACATGCTGGCCATCGCGCTGTACGCGGTGGCCAAGGGCCACAACCTGCTGCTTCCCATGCTGACCGGCCGCAAACCCTTGCCGGCGCGCATCGCCACGCCGCGACTGGCGTCCGCGCTGCTGGCGCTGCTTCTGCTGGGCGTTGGCGCCG comes from the Cupriavidus basilensis genome and includes:
- a CDS encoding acyl-CoA synthetase, whose translation is MTKAVLPLRNLADIEALERLPIERRLAQPVSSYAALRRAAAATPRAPALTFVASGDPADGEVRYDYAALAARVTQAANAFASLGVGRRDVVSYLLPNLPETHFTLWGAEAVGIVNPVNPFLEVDHMAGILNAAGTVVLVAQGRQDQAGIWEKVEALRSQVPSLRAVVRVGGLGACPPWAVDFDALLAAQPADALSAAPPQGDHVASYFHTGGTTGTPKLARRTHFNEAANAWGVATAVAMSPADTLLCGLPLFHSNAMMVTGLAPFSVGAHVVLLSSAGYRDPRTFAAFWRSVQRYRATLFSAVPTVLSALLNVPREGADLSSLRFAICGAAPLSPELFQRFETATGLKLLEGYGMTEATCVSSLNPRDGERAVGSIGLRMPYQQMKVAHLGADGEVRREAAVDEIGTILLRGPYVFSGYVKDSDNHGVCLADGWLNTGDLGRQDAQGYFWLTGRAKDLIIRGGHNIDPGMIEEGLMRHPAVELAAAVGKPDGYAGELPMAYVTLRKGQACEAAELLAHARATIAERAAVPVDVVILETMPLTAVNKIFKPKLRELAIAKALADTLQKVCGAIEVRVDVQPHAKHGIESHVVAHRPAGAHGMALMQRAEAELGRLPLHWRIEWQEVPA
- a CDS encoding LuxR C-terminal-related transcriptional regulator, translated to MAQQRARGRRSAETSAAVLVEAKLAPPQLSARLLARPQLSSLLHAGLAQRLLSVTAPAGYGKTTALAQFAAQLEPLGITTAWLSLDAEDNDPLRFMRYLAAALHHADARLGRNTLAQADGGNMASLDALVTSLLHDLLGHDRRLILVLDDFHLVQHEGLHRKLEWLIAHLPPNIGLVLASRTRLPLSVSQLRLRGELLELDAVHFGLGLDEAADFVGRVSGTPLDRAQVQTLHDLTEGWIAGLQLASLALRGSDDRRAFLADFSGTDRDITDYLGEQVLDSLRPDLRAFLLRTSVLDRFCAELCDEVLDRDDSRAMLAEVQSRNLFLSGLDRSRTWFRYHHLFADYLRGRARELPGDAMLAVHLRASDWFHRHKLPHEAVRHAFEAHDLERAADLVASFSGELVQHRGEHATLLGWLTRLPQALVHARPKIRTGHAWSLVLTRRYPEAEQELRALEAACADSGAVDAAVDDEGALRSVIEMIRCVYWAHTGEPLLAKSRSEAWLRSWPHADAFLTGVVANVLASGCCESDAFEQGIQALAVARRAFEECRADYGLAWASALAMMIAMRRGDQHEAMARAKAGIAIVARSLGVASYAGSMLTLLAAEVCYEQNDLAQAQRFIDQGLPFIDEHGLVEMTTAGYLTRARLLRLRGEHTAADACLLEGESLGHRLRLPRLSLILAAERCTLRLQAGAPDDALKLAQSYGFVARGAQTAPLLAAADEDIVCLMRLRLRFAQGAGPGPFGALNDAIRRAQRDGHQGQLARLLALKAVQQHRAGDRAQSMRTLDEALQLAAQYGLLRSLLDADALLLAMVETMAAGRDALQGAADMRVPLGYLQQLLQAAGRSVTGVRSAPPTPAGTMELTERELKILRLLKAGLGNRELAQSLFVSEATVKWHLHNIFAKLGVRNRTSALARAQENSLL
- the gcvA gene encoding transcriptional regulator GcvA yields the protein MKRMLPGTRALRTFEAAGRHLNFTRAAQEVGLTPAAVSYQIKEIEDQLGITLFARTSRSIQLTPAGAVLFEAAADALDTLQRATSRARRMARGPAHLRISLGAMFATNWLLPRLARFRAANPTLELTFDISDQVRDFDADDVDIAIRFGAGHYEDTCSDRLFDTVVVPICSPKLREAGARLQTPRDLLGHTLCYVDCPVDGMAWPDWRMWMAAAGVDDFDDSRCVAFADSSHVVQAVIDGAAIGLVELPMIANDLAQGRLVRLFEIGVSIAPAYAYHLVYPARSSQDPRILAFSQWMRNETAHPVQGSHAG
- a CDS encoding aminotransferase class IV family protein; amino-acid sequence: MSASQSSFIVQRNGLPATLGELAPLAFAGYAHFTAMQVRGGRVRGLDLHLERLSAASMALFGRALPDHQVRAYLRAALACAPADVSLVANVYSPAGEFTVAGADVELDVLVRTGPPASGPRGPLALAAVPHERVLPALKHVGEVAKTYFLRQSVSKGFDDAAFVDAQGRLSEGTIWNLVFWDGEAETVVWPEAEMLAGTTMGIVRRQLDCLGVRQRVQPVTLADLPGLAGAAVMNSWTPGVAVSRIGSAPMPESPSFLALLHRAYQMEEPVLP
- a CDS encoding cytochrome b/b6 domain-containing protein; the encoded protein is MKPDGQGKSPGQADRRSVLVWDLPTRLFHWLAVVLVAGAYATWRLNWMDWHVRIGEALLALVLFRLLWGCFGSETARFRSFVASPAAAFRHLRHGLRREADVQVGHNPAGGWMVLLLLALMLGETLSGLYINNDIADKGPLTEWVPASVANAITALHTILWDALLAAVALHMLAIALYAVAKGHNLLLPMLTGRKPLPARIATPRLASALLALLLLGVGAAAAALLTAYL